One region of Arcobacter sp. CECT 8983 genomic DNA includes:
- a CDS encoding GIY-YIG nuclease family protein: MSYFVYILECSDKSLYTGITTDVKKRLDEHNTSEKGAKYTKARRPVTLIYFEKSENRSSASKREYEIKKLSRTKKLQLVEKFKVNN; this comes from the coding sequence ATGTCTTATTTTGTGTATATCTTAGAGTGTAGTGATAAGAGTTTATACACAGGCATTACAACTGATGTAAAAAAGCGTTTAGATGAACATAACACTTCAGAAAAAGGTGCAAAATATACAAAAGCTAGGCGTCCAGTAACACTTATATATTTTGAGAAATCTGAAAATAGAAGTAGTGCTTCAAAAAGAGAATATGAAATAAAAAAACTATCACGAACAAAAAAGCTACAACTAGTAGAGAAATTTAAAGTAAACAATTAG